In the Polyangiaceae bacterium genome, one interval contains:
- a CDS encoding N-succinylarginine dihydrolase, whose product MPELNFDGLVGPTHNFAGLGQGNLAAQRHAGNVGNPRSAALEGLAKMRILLGLGVPQAVLPPQARPDLIALRRVGFSGSDGAVLQAARSAGLLNAFSSASSMWTANAATVVPAADSHDGKLHLVPANLSAQSHRSLEAPTTTRALRAIFNDAARFVVHDPLPCGPYFSDEGAANHTRLVTSQRTLHLFGWGRSEVLEVEQPHVHRARQCREASEAVARLCGIRTDVLFRQQSPAGIDAGSFHSDVLCVGHRQVLLCHELAFVEPDALFQELRRRLGDELEIHAASNRELPVGDAVASYPFNSQLVTTAAGTMVIVAPSEARDVPSARGFLERVVAESSHVGAIHWASVNESMRNGGGPACLRLRVELTGDDMAALPPGVLMTEAKLDTLEQWVHRHYRPELSLADLADPALWRECCAALDELTGLLGLGSIYEFQIVS is encoded by the coding sequence GTGCCGGAGCTCAACTTCGACGGCCTGGTGGGACCCACGCACAACTTCGCGGGGCTGGGCCAAGGCAACCTGGCCGCACAGCGCCACGCGGGCAACGTTGGCAATCCACGCAGCGCGGCACTGGAAGGTCTGGCGAAGATGCGCATCTTGCTGGGCCTCGGCGTGCCCCAAGCCGTGTTGCCGCCTCAAGCGCGCCCCGACCTGATCGCCCTACGCCGTGTGGGTTTCTCCGGTTCCGACGGCGCGGTCCTGCAGGCGGCCAGGTCGGCGGGTCTGCTGAACGCCTTCAGCAGCGCGTCGAGCATGTGGACGGCCAATGCTGCCACCGTCGTCCCTGCCGCGGACAGCCACGATGGCAAGCTGCACTTGGTGCCGGCCAACCTATCCGCGCAGAGCCATCGCTCCCTCGAAGCCCCGACGACCACTCGCGCACTGCGCGCGATCTTCAACGACGCTGCTCGCTTCGTGGTGCACGACCCCTTGCCCTGCGGCCCCTACTTCAGTGACGAAGGCGCTGCCAACCACACGCGCCTCGTCACGTCCCAGCGTACGCTCCATCTCTTCGGCTGGGGTCGCAGCGAAGTGCTCGAGGTGGAACAGCCGCACGTGCACCGCGCTCGCCAGTGCCGCGAAGCGTCCGAGGCGGTCGCGCGCCTGTGCGGAATTCGCACCGACGTGTTGTTTCGGCAGCAATCGCCAGCGGGCATCGACGCAGGCTCCTTTCACTCCGACGTGCTGTGCGTCGGCCACCGCCAAGTGTTGCTCTGTCACGAACTTGCTTTCGTCGAACCCGACGCCCTGTTCCAGGAGCTGCGGCGGCGCCTCGGCGACGAACTCGAGATTCACGCCGCGTCGAACCGAGAATTACCAGTTGGGGACGCCGTCGCCAGCTATCCCTTCAATTCCCAGCTAGTCACGACCGCGGCCGGCACGATGGTGATCGTGGCGCCCAGCGAAGCGCGGGACGTGCCGTCCGCGCGCGGGTTCCTGGAACGTGTCGTGGCCGAGAGCAGCCACGTCGGCGCCATCCACTGGGCCAGTGTCAACGAATCGATGCGCAACGGCGGCGGCCCCGCATGCCTACGGCTCCGCGTGGAGCTGACGGGAGACGACATGGCCGCCTTGCCGCCCGGCGTGCTCATGACCGAGGCGAAGCTCGACACCTTGGAGCAGTGGGTGCATCGCCACTACCGCCCAGAGCTCTCCTTGGCCGATCTTGCCGACCCGGCTCTTTGGCGCGAGTGCTGTGCTGCCCTCGACGAACTGACGGGCTTGCTTGGACTAGGCAGCATCTACGAGTTCCAAATCGTTTCTTAG
- a CDS encoding DUF4202 domain-containing protein, with product MHPATPRACYIPHLGSQSAMESLSDRFERAVAEFDRLNGEDPTQEKVSGVLHAAALAHADRVQAWVLHLNPEASEALRLSTRCQHLMRFRFPRSDFPEGRVGYLQWRKAAMRFHATEAEQVLKRVGYDNATISKVKRIVMKQGLNLDADVQTMEDALCLAFLEHDFPQFLQQHPEDKVLHILRTTWDKMSDAGRAAALELVGSLPEPAASLVQKAELSLD from the coding sequence ATGCACCCCGCCACCCCCCGGGCCTGCTACATCCCTCATCTGGGATCCCAAAGCGCGATGGAGAGTCTGAGCGACCGGTTCGAGCGTGCCGTTGCCGAGTTCGACCGGCTCAATGGCGAAGACCCAACCCAAGAGAAGGTGTCGGGGGTGCTGCACGCCGCCGCCCTGGCGCATGCAGATCGCGTTCAAGCCTGGGTGCTGCACCTCAATCCGGAAGCGTCCGAGGCACTGCGCCTGAGTACGCGTTGTCAGCACCTGATGCGTTTTCGGTTTCCTCGTAGTGACTTCCCGGAGGGCCGAGTGGGCTACCTGCAATGGCGCAAGGCAGCAATGCGCTTTCACGCAACCGAGGCCGAGCAGGTCCTGAAACGCGTGGGCTACGACAACGCGACGATCTCCAAGGTCAAGCGCATCGTCATGAAACAGGGGCTCAACCTGGACGCAGACGTGCAGACCATGGAGGACGCTTTGTGTCTCGCGTTCCTCGAGCACGACTTCCCCCAGTTCTTGCAGCAGCATCCCGAAGACAAGGTGCTACACATCCTGCGCACCACCTGGGACAAGATGAGCGACGCTGGCCGTGCTGCGGCCCTCGAGCTCGTCGGTAGCCTGCCTGAGCCTGCCGCCAGCCTGGTTCAGAAAGCCGAACTGAGCCTGGACTGA
- a CDS encoding VWA domain-containing protein, producing MSDRHRVRLGAVGGALLLAACGGMAGKAPAGAAASPAYAAEYAGAAPPASVAPEFNTESYDKITENGFLAVDRSPLSTFSVDVDTASYANARRFLTQGQLPPKDAVRIEEFINYFEYDYPDPTGSEPFSVTTEVSVAPWKPEHRLVHIGLQGKRMAKKELPPRNLVFLLDVSGSMGEPNKLPLLKRSLKELTEDLTENDRIAIVVYAGASGQVLPPTPATQKTRILESLERLEAGGSTNGGEGIQLAYEIARRNFRRDGINRVILATDGDFNVGVSSPSDLERLIEEERKSGVFLTVLGFGMGNLKDSTLEKLADKGNGNYAYIDDIAEARKVLVQQAGATLVTIAKDVKIQVEFNPKWASAYRLIGYENRLLANQDFNDDKKDAGDIGAGHSVTAIYEVVPVGVTSPAKGTDPLKYQKPAAASDAQSSDELMTVKLRYKAPQSDSSQLLSQVIQARSTPLAESSRAFRFSASVAAFGMLLRESEHAGNADFGMVEALARGAMGDDPHGYRREYLGLVQKAARLKHKPQTIAR from the coding sequence ATGAGCGACAGACACAGGGTTCGATTGGGCGCCGTGGGCGGAGCGCTCCTCTTGGCAGCATGCGGGGGCATGGCCGGAAAGGCGCCGGCTGGCGCCGCCGCTTCGCCTGCCTACGCTGCCGAGTATGCGGGGGCCGCACCACCCGCCAGCGTCGCACCCGAGTTCAACACCGAGAGCTACGACAAGATCACCGAAAACGGATTCTTGGCGGTGGATCGCAGTCCGCTTTCCACGTTCTCCGTCGACGTGGACACCGCGAGCTACGCCAACGCGCGACGCTTCCTGACGCAAGGACAGCTTCCACCAAAGGATGCAGTGCGCATCGAGGAGTTCATCAACTACTTCGAATACGACTACCCGGACCCCACCGGTAGCGAGCCCTTCAGCGTGACGACGGAAGTGTCCGTTGCTCCCTGGAAGCCCGAACACCGCCTGGTGCACATCGGACTGCAGGGGAAACGCATGGCAAAGAAGGAGCTACCACCCCGCAACTTGGTGTTCCTGCTCGACGTCTCGGGCAGCATGGGAGAGCCCAACAAGCTTCCGCTGCTCAAGCGCTCGCTGAAGGAACTCACCGAGGACCTGACGGAGAACGACCGCATCGCCATCGTGGTCTACGCGGGTGCGAGCGGCCAAGTGCTGCCCCCCACGCCCGCCACGCAGAAGACTCGCATCCTCGAGTCTCTCGAACGGCTGGAAGCGGGAGGGAGCACCAACGGCGGGGAGGGTATCCAACTCGCCTACGAAATCGCGCGTCGCAACTTCCGCCGCGACGGCATCAATCGCGTCATTCTGGCCACCGACGGCGATTTCAACGTCGGTGTCAGCAGCCCATCCGACTTGGAACGTCTGATCGAAGAAGAGCGCAAAAGCGGCGTCTTCCTGACGGTTCTTGGTTTCGGCATGGGGAACCTCAAGGACTCCACTCTGGAGAAGCTCGCCGACAAGGGGAACGGCAACTACGCCTACATCGACGACATTGCCGAGGCGCGCAAGGTGTTGGTGCAACAGGCCGGCGCCACCCTGGTGACCATCGCGAAAGACGTGAAGATCCAGGTCGAGTTCAATCCGAAATGGGCCAGTGCCTATCGACTGATCGGCTACGAGAATCGGCTGCTGGCAAACCAGGATTTCAACGACGACAAGAAAGACGCGGGCGACATCGGTGCCGGCCACTCGGTCACCGCCATCTACGAGGTCGTCCCCGTGGGAGTCACCTCACCCGCAAAAGGCACGGACCCCTTGAAGTACCAGAAGCCCGCGGCGGCCAGTGATGCCCAGAGCAGCGACGAACTGATGACGGTGAAGCTGCGCTACAAGGCGCCACAAAGCGACAGCAGCCAGTTGCTCAGCCAAGTGATCCAGGCCCGTTCCACTCCGCTGGCAGAGAGCAGCCGCGCATTTCGTTTCTCGGCCAGTGTGGCGGCTTTCGGCATGCTGCTCCGCGAGTCGGAACACGCGGGCAACGCCGACTTCGGCATGGTCGAAGCGTTGGCTCGCGGCGCCATGGGCGACGACCCCCACGGCTATCGGCGCGAGTACCTCGGTCTGGTCCAAAAGGCTGCGCGCTTGAAGCACAAGCCCCAGACCATCGCCCGGTGA
- a CDS encoding Uma2 family endonuclease produces the protein MNVTARQDVDSLLPMPEEPDISHIEIDDGAPVDSALAEKNMRLLTEPLYTSWSGPPLREDDPPGKKRDFWVSANVGLFAAVHEPPLVPDVFLSVDARAHSGMFKHKRHRTYFFWEVGKPPEVVIEIVSNRDGGELTRKRRGYARMRIAYYVVWDPLGTLGEPSLHSFELRGDLYIPKSDLWFPAAGIGLTLWQGQFEETEGTWLRWCLADGSLIPSGKERAESATECALAARAQAESAKERAASAKAQAEAAKEQAASAKAQAEAAKEQAASAKAQAEAAKEQAVSAEARAERLASRLRELGLSPDDD, from the coding sequence ATGAACGTGACGGCTCGACAGGATGTGGACTCGCTGTTGCCGATGCCCGAGGAGCCGGACATCTCGCACATCGAAATCGACGACGGGGCGCCCGTGGATAGCGCCCTGGCCGAGAAAAACATGCGGCTGCTCACCGAGCCGCTCTACACCTCGTGGTCAGGCCCACCCCTCCGCGAGGACGATCCTCCGGGAAAGAAGCGTGACTTTTGGGTTTCCGCGAACGTGGGGTTGTTCGCGGCCGTCCACGAGCCGCCCCTGGTGCCCGACGTCTTCTTGAGCGTGGACGCGCGCGCGCACTCGGGGATGTTCAAGCACAAGCGTCACCGCACCTACTTCTTCTGGGAAGTGGGCAAGCCCCCAGAAGTCGTGATCGAAATCGTCTCGAATCGCGATGGCGGCGAGCTCACGCGCAAGCGTCGCGGCTATGCGCGCATGCGCATCGCCTACTATGTGGTGTGGGATCCCCTGGGCACGCTGGGGGAGCCATCCCTGCACAGCTTCGAGCTGCGTGGTGACTTGTACATACCAAAGTCCGACCTGTGGTTCCCCGCTGCCGGAATTGGGCTCACCCTGTGGCAGGGCCAGTTCGAAGAGACCGAGGGAACCTGGCTGCGCTGGTGTCTGGCGGACGGGTCACTGATCCCCAGCGGCAAGGAGCGAGCGGAAAGCGCCACCGAGTGCGCGCTTGCCGCACGAGCCCAGGCGGAGTCCGCGAAGGAGCGGGCCGCAAGCGCCAAGGCACAGGCCGAAGCGGCGAAGGAGCAGGCCGCAAGCGCCAAGGCACAAGCCGAAGCGGCGAAGGAGCAGGCCGCAAGCGCCAAGGCACAAGCCGAAGCGGCGAAGGAGCAGGCGGTAAGTGCGGAAGCACGCGCGGAGCGGCTGGCGAGTCGACTGCGTGAACTGGGTCTTTCCCCCGACGACGACTGA
- a CDS encoding AraC family transcriptional regulator: protein MASRPTALASMARYALEAAKASGLEGAELLARAGLAPEIVEDIDGRVPVDRLYRLWELAADGSGDPFYGLHVAERFASPQTIHIVGFAARSAETISEAIATVGRFARVMNETTSFELIRRGEKSSLRVAPYPQFPRWPRVYAELVVAGYLKMGRFFSGGTHDCEGATFQHAAPRDLSEYRRIFGPSVSFEAPTNELRFRSELLDLPVRFADPALADYLCAQAATMLKRLPAAGDLRERVRQVIAERLSNSADIASIARRMGMSTRSLQRALRDEGTSFQEVRDEVRRCVTLTLLHERALSVGEIAARVGFAHTSAFRAAVRRWTGESTRQLRRSLRESVPAEVL, encoded by the coding sequence ATGGCAAGCCGGCCGACGGCCCTAGCTTCGATGGCCCGCTACGCCCTGGAAGCCGCGAAGGCGAGCGGCCTGGAGGGAGCGGAACTGCTGGCGCGTGCGGGATTGGCACCCGAGATCGTAGAAGACATCGACGGGCGAGTCCCCGTGGACCGGCTGTACCGCCTTTGGGAGCTCGCCGCCGACGGCAGCGGCGATCCGTTCTACGGGCTGCACGTCGCGGAACGTTTTGCTTCGCCCCAGACTATCCACATCGTCGGGTTTGCAGCGCGTTCGGCCGAGACGATCAGCGAAGCAATCGCGACCGTTGGGCGATTCGCTCGGGTCATGAACGAAACGACGTCGTTCGAGCTGATTCGTCGTGGCGAAAAGAGTTCCCTCCGCGTCGCTCCTTACCCGCAATTCCCACGTTGGCCGCGGGTATACGCCGAGCTGGTAGTGGCCGGCTATTTGAAGATGGGACGATTCTTCTCAGGCGGGACCCACGACTGTGAGGGCGCCACGTTCCAACATGCTGCGCCCCGTGACCTTTCCGAGTATCGGCGCATCTTCGGGCCTAGCGTCTCGTTCGAAGCTCCCACCAACGAGCTGCGCTTCCGCTCCGAGTTGCTCGACCTGCCCGTGCGCTTCGCCGACCCCGCGCTCGCCGACTACCTCTGCGCGCAGGCGGCGACGATGCTGAAACGCCTGCCGGCTGCAGGAGATCTACGTGAGCGAGTGCGTCAGGTGATCGCTGAAAGGCTCAGCAATTCTGCTGACATCGCCTCGATCGCTCGTCGCATGGGGATGAGCACCCGGTCGTTGCAGCGCGCCCTGCGCGACGAAGGCACCAGCTTTCAAGAAGTTCGAGACGAAGTCCGCCGCTGCGTGACCCTGACGCTATTGCACGAGCGCGCCCTCAGCGTAGGAGAGATCGCAGCCCGCGTCGGGTTCGCCCACACCAGCGCCTTTCGCGCGGCCGTTCGACGCTGGACGGGCGAATCCACGCGTCAGCTGCGCCGCTCGCTCCGGGAATCGGTGCCTGCCGAGGTTCTTTGA